One genomic window of Saccopteryx bilineata isolate mSacBil1 chromosome 4, mSacBil1_pri_phased_curated, whole genome shotgun sequence includes the following:
- the LOC136334276 gene encoding olfactory receptor 4F6-like, with the protein MDRVNGSVVTEFVLLGLAQSLGMQFFLFLFFFLFYVGIILGNLFIVFTVIFDSHLHSPMYILLANLSVIDLGLSSTTVPRMISDLFSGCKIISFHSCMIQIFFIHVMGGVEMVLLIAMAYDRYTAICKPLHYLTIMRPKICVFLIVAAWIIGVIHAVFQFVFVINLPFCGPNNVGSFYCDFPRVIKLACMDTYKLEFVVTANSGFISMGTFFVLIISYIFILVTVRKHSSKDLSKAFFTLSAHITVVVLFFTPCMFLYVWPFPTKSLDTFFSIVDFVVTPVLNPAIYTLRNKDMKMAMRRLSRQVVSFREIM; encoded by the coding sequence ATGGACCGAGTAAATGGCTCGGTAGTAACTGAATTTGTGTTACTGGGACTTGCACAATCCTTGGGAatgcagttttttctttttcttttcttctttttattctatgTAGGAATTATCTTGGGAAACCTCTTCATTGTGTTCACAGTGATTTTTGATTCTCACTTACATTCCCCCATGTATATTCTGCTGGCCAACCTATCAGTCATTGACCTGGGCCTTTCATCTACCACAGTTCCTAGGATGATATCTGATCTTTTCAGTGGTTGTAAAATCATTTCCTTCCATAGTTGTATGATACAAATATTCTTTATTCATGTCATGGGAGGAGTGGAGATGGTGCTGCTCATAGCCATGGCATATGACAGGTATACTGCAATTTGCAAACCTCTTCACTATCTAACTATTATGAGACCCAAAATATGTGTGTTTTTGATAGTAGCTGCTTGGATTATTGGAGTGATTCATGCAGtgtttcagtttgtttttgtCATAAATTTACCTTTCTGTGGCCCTAATAATGTGGGGAGCTTTTATTGTGACTTTCCTAGGGTTATTAAACTTGCGTGCATGGACACTTACAAACTAGAATTTGTGGTCACTGCTAACAGTGGTTTCATATCTATGGGAACCTTCTTTGTCTTAATTATATCATACATCTTTATTCTGGTGACTGTCAGAAAACATTCTTCAAAGGATTTGTCCAAAGCATTCTTCACTTTGTCAGCTCACATCACTGtagtggttttgtttttcacGCCATGCATGTTTCTCTATGTGTGGCCTTTCCCTACCAAGTCATtggatacatttttttccattgtggaCTTTGTTGTCACTCCTGTCTTAAACCCTGCCATCTATACTTTAAGGAACAAAGACATGAAAATGGCAATGAGAAGACTGAGTAGACAAGTTGTAAGTTTTAGGGAGATAATGTGA